Proteins from a single region of Geovibrio ferrireducens:
- a CDS encoding efflux RND transporter periplasmic adaptor subunit, which produces MKRAVFLLALLIMAVSCSDRKTEEAAKPEVRSVKAPVAEAQKAEVPSSRTFSATVSSGKTAFVIPKIVGYIESVNFSPGDTFRQGEVLVSIKSGELEEKKRFAESSVAEAETGLRQAEVNLTLAEKTFQRYSNLVKNNSISRQEYDQIEAQHNLAKEQVRQAATKKRQAEAMYAEVNTYLSYTQIRAPFDGIVLEKLVDAGNLAAPGSPILRIGSKDTVVYAFINESLFNSLKTGMKATVEAESINFTCESEITEISPDIDSATRNFRIKLKGNNSFVTGMYVKVILPTGTGEKIVVPASAVVQRGQLSVIFVVRDGHADMRIVKTGQTFAEGVEIISGLNEGETYVSDNASSLRTGDRIEAQ; this is translated from the coding sequence ATGAAGAGAGCAGTCTTTCTTCTCGCGCTGCTGATAATGGCTGTTTCCTGCTCAGACAGGAAAACGGAGGAGGCGGCAAAACCCGAAGTCCGCAGTGTGAAAGCTCCGGTCGCGGAAGCACAGAAGGCAGAAGTACCATCGTCCAGAACATTTTCCGCCACTGTTTCAAGCGGGAAAACCGCCTTTGTGATCCCGAAGATTGTGGGCTATATAGAATCTGTAAACTTCTCTCCCGGCGATACTTTCAGGCAGGGGGAAGTCCTCGTGAGCATAAAAAGCGGCGAGCTTGAGGAGAAAAAGCGCTTTGCTGAAAGCTCCGTAGCGGAAGCTGAAACAGGGCTCAGGCAGGCAGAGGTTAATCTCACCCTTGCGGAGAAGACATTTCAGCGTTACTCCAACCTTGTAAAAAACAACAGCATAAGCAGACAGGAGTACGACCAGATAGAGGCGCAGCACAACCTCGCTAAGGAGCAGGTGCGTCAGGCTGCAACAAAAAAGCGTCAGGCCGAGGCGATGTATGCCGAAGTGAACACCTATCTTTCATACACTCAGATACGCGCACCCTTTGACGGCATAGTCCTGGAAAAGCTTGTGGATGCAGGCAACCTCGCCGCTCCCGGCAGCCCCATACTCCGAATAGGCTCTAAGGACACAGTGGTTTACGCATTCATAAACGAAAGCCTTTTCAACTCCCTCAAAACCGGGATGAAGGCAACCGTTGAGGCGGAATCGATCAATTTCACCTGTGAAAGTGAAATAACGGAAATCAGCCCTGATATAGACTCCGCAACCAGAAACTTCCGCATAAAGCTCAAAGGGAACAACAGCTTTGTAACCGGAATGTACGTAAAAGTGATACTCCCCACCGGAACGGGTGAGAAGATAGTTGTGCCCGCATCGGCAGTTGTTCAGCGCGGCCAGCTTTCAGTGATATTCGTTGTCAGGGACGGACACGCAGACATGCGCATAGTTAAAACAGGGCAGACATTCGCCGAGGGTGTGGAGATAATCAGCGGCCTCAATGAGGGGGAAACCTACGTTTCTGACAATGCCTCATCCCTCAGAACAGGCGACAGAATAGAGGCGCAGTGA
- a CDS encoding TolC family protein has product MRFGRLPSGGLIALILLFSASAQGAERLGYEQGKAKALSGSRLIKAYEAEAESAQYRRQQAAGGYLPQVTLSETWMNTDEPSSAAFAKMAQGRFDMQYFMNELADPSDRVTNYRTKLEIVQPILAGGQIHYGVKQADAVHRASLETAERVRQNTIYNFNKAFFGLALADKALSTVKVSYGRTEKYYAMTKDFYDNGLIVMSDLLVAETYLLMNDQSVKEAEKNLAVASSQLQRLLDTDSEIAVIWEDPGFGFEENADKYIALAGTERQDLKAMEQYAKTADYELEKSKSAFLPQAALFADYQRNDDELFGNNGEGYTFGAQISLNLFRGGSDYNKMRAEKANQLAMLHRIADKKLEIKSEVKEAYHSVLAAEKQLEAAKKRVQSAYSALEITENRFKEGLSKITELLDREVELRQAELSLYFSEYNLIVAKAGLHFAAGILK; this is encoded by the coding sequence ATGCGATTTGGGAGACTGCCATCCGGAGGATTAATAGCCCTTATCCTGCTTTTTTCAGCCTCCGCACAGGGGGCTGAACGTCTGGGCTATGAACAGGGCAAGGCAAAAGCCCTCTCAGGCAGCAGGCTGATTAAGGCCTACGAAGCGGAAGCCGAGAGCGCACAGTACCGCAGGCAGCAGGCCGCGGGCGGCTATCTGCCGCAGGTGACGCTGAGCGAAACATGGATGAATACTGACGAACCCTCAAGCGCTGCTTTTGCAAAAATGGCTCAGGGACGGTTTGACATGCAGTATTTCATGAACGAACTCGCAGACCCCTCAGACAGAGTAACAAACTACAGAACAAAGCTTGAGATAGTTCAGCCGATCCTCGCCGGAGGACAGATACACTACGGTGTGAAACAGGCGGACGCAGTGCACAGGGCATCGCTGGAAACTGCCGAGAGGGTGCGCCAGAACACAATATACAACTTTAACAAGGCCTTCTTCGGCCTCGCTCTGGCGGATAAGGCGCTCTCCACTGTGAAGGTCTCATACGGCAGAACCGAAAAATACTACGCCATGACAAAGGATTTCTATGATAACGGGCTGATAGTGATGAGCGACCTTCTGGTTGCCGAGACCTATCTTCTGATGAACGATCAGTCAGTGAAAGAGGCGGAAAAAAACCTTGCAGTCGCATCCAGCCAGCTCCAGAGGCTTCTTGATACTGACAGCGAAATAGCTGTTATATGGGAAGATCCGGGATTTGGCTTTGAGGAGAATGCGGATAAGTACATAGCACTGGCAGGAACCGAAAGACAGGATCTGAAAGCCATGGAGCAGTACGCAAAAACCGCGGACTATGAGCTTGAAAAATCAAAATCCGCATTCCTGCCGCAGGCGGCACTCTTTGCTGACTACCAGCGGAATGACGATGAGCTTTTCGGCAATAACGGAGAAGGGTACACCTTCGGTGCGCAGATAAGCCTCAACCTTTTCAGGGGCGGCTCGGACTACAATAAAATGAGGGCTGAAAAAGCGAACCAGCTTGCCATGCTCCACCGCATAGCCGACAAAAAGCTTGAGATAAAATCCGAGGTGAAGGAAGCCTACCACTCAGTGCTCGCAGCGGAAAAGCAGCTTGAAGCGGCTAAAAAACGTGTGCAGAGCGCATATTCCGCCCTTGAGATAACTGAAAACAGGTTCAAGGAAGGCCTCTCAAAGATTACTGAACTCCTTGACAGGGAAGTGGAACTGAGACAGGCAGAGCTTTCCCTCTACTTTTCGGAGTACAATCTGATTGTTGCCAAAGCCGGACTTCATTTCGCGGCAGGCATTCTGAAATAA
- a CDS encoding ArsR/SmtB family transcription factor, which produces MDLSWLDIYSEKLKALGHPVRLKLVMGLMGNECNVTKICKGLKIPQATTSQHLAILKNKGIIKGRRDGTSICYSIEDEAIKKMLKILMEETGCDLGDCHPED; this is translated from the coding sequence ATGGATTTATCATGGCTTGACATCTATTCAGAAAAGCTCAAGGCGCTGGGGCACCCCGTAAGGCTTAAGCTTGTGATGGGGCTCATGGGCAATGAGTGCAACGTGACCAAAATATGCAAGGGGCTCAAAATCCCTCAGGCTACCACAAGCCAGCATCTGGCTATTCTTAAAAACAAAGGAATAATCAAAGGACGCAGAGACGGCACAAGTATCTGCTACAGCATAGAAGACGAAGCGATCAAAAAAATGCTCAAAATACTCATGGAGGAAACGGGATGCGATTTGGGAGACTGCCATCCGGAGGATTAA
- a CDS encoding TIGR01777 family oxidoreductase, which translates to MAVFRKRKAFDCPREQLFDWHGRYGAIGRLVPPWEDVNVLERRGGIADGSFVRMRVKAGPFSTEWHALHKNYSYPEEFTDVMEKGPFKEWEHRHVFFECGGGSALEDCITYRLPFSPLSDIIAGRYVTAKLEKMFAYRHRVTEGDMNFINKYRPEKLNIVVSGAGGQVGRYLVPFLTTQGHSVKRLVRRQSDSEFEFSWNPDTCEIDNCFGGCDAVVHLAGEPIGEGRWSKSKKKKITDSRVEGTRLIAEFISRMDNPPPVLICASAIGYYGDRGTEILDEHSPAGKGFIADLCRKWEEAAKPAADRGVRVVFVRIGVALTPSGGALQRFLPFFHMRLGCWPGRGDQVLSWIAMDDVVRGITHCIHNEEVEGAVNLTAPENVTMKEFARTLGRVLGTGARFRIPAWLIRLVYGQMGREVLLSGARVQPKTLTDTGYEFGYPKLEGALRHLLGRIL; encoded by the coding sequence ATGGCTGTTTTCCGAAAAAGAAAAGCCTTTGACTGCCCCAGAGAGCAGCTTTTCGACTGGCACGGGCGTTACGGCGCAATAGGCCGGCTTGTCCCTCCGTGGGAGGATGTCAATGTTCTGGAGCGCAGAGGCGGAATAGCCGACGGTTCGTTTGTGAGAATGAGGGTGAAGGCGGGGCCGTTCAGCACTGAGTGGCATGCACTTCACAAAAACTACAGTTATCCCGAAGAATTTACCGATGTTATGGAGAAAGGCCCTTTCAAAGAGTGGGAACACCGCCATGTTTTTTTTGAGTGCGGCGGCGGAAGCGCCCTTGAGGACTGCATAACCTACAGGCTCCCCTTTTCTCCGCTGTCTGACATAATCGCGGGCAGATACGTAACCGCAAAACTGGAGAAAATGTTTGCCTACCGCCACAGGGTGACGGAAGGTGACATGAATTTCATTAATAAATACAGGCCGGAGAAGCTTAATATAGTTGTTTCCGGTGCGGGCGGACAGGTGGGGCGGTATCTGGTTCCGTTTCTCACCACGCAGGGGCACAGCGTGAAAAGGCTTGTGCGCCGCCAGAGCGATTCCGAGTTTGAGTTTTCATGGAACCCCGACACCTGCGAAATCGACAACTGCTTCGGCGGGTGCGATGCGGTGGTGCATCTTGCCGGGGAACCCATAGGTGAAGGGCGCTGGTCAAAATCAAAAAAGAAAAAGATAACTGACAGCCGTGTGGAAGGTACAAGGCTGATAGCTGAGTTTATATCAAGAATGGATAACCCGCCCCCGGTGCTCATATGCGCATCAGCCATAGGCTACTACGGCGACCGGGGAACGGAGATTCTGGATGAGCACTCCCCTGCGGGCAAAGGCTTCATAGCTGATTTGTGCAGAAAATGGGAGGAGGCGGCAAAGCCTGCGGCTGACCGAGGCGTAAGGGTTGTTTTTGTGCGTATCGGCGTTGCCCTCACCCCTTCCGGCGGCGCATTACAGAGGTTTCTGCCGTTTTTCCACATGAGGCTTGGCTGCTGGCCGGGCAGAGGGGATCAGGTGCTGAGCTGGATCGCCATGGATGATGTTGTGCGGGGCATAACGCACTGCATCCATAACGAAGAGGTTGAAGGTGCGGTTAACCTCACTGCGCCGGAGAATGTTACTATGAAGGAGTTCGCCCGCACCCTCGGCAGGGTTCTGGGAACCGGAGCAAGGTTCAGGATTCCCGCATGGCTCATCAGGCTGGTTTACGGGCAGATGGGCAGGGAGGTTCTGCTGAGCGGAGCACGGGTTCAGCCCAAAACATTGACTGACACAGGCTATGAATTCGGCTACCCTAAGCTGGAGGGAGCCTTAAGGCATCTTCTCGGAAGGATATTATGA